From the genome of Solanum lycopersicum chromosome 12, SLM_r2.1:
ttttttacctTCGCACTTTGATTATATCTATGAAAGATTTGAGTTTATAGACATGATTTTGCTAATGTTATTATTTCTGTATAATTGATTGATATTATTTCGGTTGAGGATTGGATTACCTTCCAATGGGATAGTGCAAGTGCCATCGTGCCTTAGATTTTGAGTCATCACAGTTCttaattgtgaaaaaaaaatcattcttctTTAGTAATTCTCATCCCATATATTAAAACTTACTTCAATCAGTATATTATTGTCaatctttaaagaaaaaaatattataattaattagaagTACTCATGTATTTTCCTATGCCATTCTTGACATAAACTTCTCATAAACTTTTTTTATCTAtcgaaattttgaaatatgaggcaatttttttaatgatatgcTACGTCTTTTGGAATAAAGCATATTTTCTACAAACATTTTCTACCAAATATGCCCATGtaaaatgttaattattgtGTTTTCTACCTCCCAAATAAATCATGGAATATGACCTGTCAAtttcaatttgaaaattaacaatttttcatcctcttaaggaaaaaaattaataattccttaaaatcatattacagtaatcaaattatttaaattttggaaCCTAAACTATGAAAGTTCTTGATTTGAATATATTGACAATTCATGTTTGTCAACTATAAAAGTCAAACATCTCTTCAAGTTTTATATATTCTACTCCAAAAGAaactacattttttttgtttgagcaTCAAATATGGCTACAAAAAGGTTGAGAGATAGTGCAAACTACAATGAAAATGTGAGAAATTCCATCTTAGATAAAAGAGTAACAAGTTTGTTCAAGAAAGCAGAAGAGCTATCTATTGTGTGTGACGTAGAAGTTGCCATCATTATTTTTAGGCCAGGAAAAATCTAACCCATTACTTGGAAATCCCCAAGTCTGGCTCAGGATGTCTTGACGAGGTATTTaagttttcttgaattcaaaaggCTGTCAAAGTTGGTCACACATGAAGACTATCTTCAAAAGAAAGTTGataagaaagaagaacaaattaGCAAATTAGAGAAACTGAATGAGGCAAAGGAAATGGAAATTCTCTTCAACCAACTAGTGGAGGGAAAAagtattgatgaacttgatgcTAGAGAAATGAAAGGTTTGTTAAAGTTGTTTGctcaaaaaggggtaaacttgatgaaagaaagaaagaacttAACCAGGCTCCAAATCGTCAGTCCAACAAAGAAAACATTACCTTATCAGCAAGTATAATGGAAGAACCATTCAATGATCCGTGGTTTATTCAGACTATAGCTACATTAGGGGATGGGAGCAGTGTAGAGTCTGCACAAAAAGAAGGCAATGGCGTCAATGTTGAAGATGATGGACATTTCAAGGACCTCGATTGAgaatgtaataattataatgttcTATCATTGTCTCTTCGTGTTCTTTTTTCATAGTGTGTGTcttaattttttacatttttctttccatttcatgttattgtactttttatttcaatcatttatGACTGTTATACTATTTTGTATGAAAGATGAACAAACATTGTTCGGTTAAGAAGTTATTTTTATCAAAGTTTTGGTCCAAGTTGAATCTTTATTTTTAGttgtacatatttttttctcttacttTTAGAAACCTATGTTATTTGATACAAAAGATACTGCATGtatatagaatataataattGCATACCTGATGAATAATCGAGATATGTAGTATATCTTAACTTACGATTTATAAGTATTTGTCATCCcattattattttagatttttcctatttttcttAGCTTTTGGGATAAATGAACAAATTGGATTTCAGATTTTTTTGTGGGAAAGGAATGGTGATTGAAAAAACATAAGGATTGACAGTGACGCGATATAAAAAGGCAAGGATTCCCATGGAGGATTTCTTCAATTTTGagtgatattttatatttaaagtcAATTGGTATAGTGATATTTTATGGTTATACCAAGTAATCTTGTTGTGCCAACCAACCATTTGTGATACGACTAGTAACAGACAGCCactacaaaaaataattgattcatgggggttattttttcaatttatggtGATTTAGGGATTTCACTAATTAAAACGCGGAGGTTTCTAAACCTGTTACAATTACCATTGTCACGAGCATATTTGTAGCAGTTTAGTAAACGTTCACGACGCTCCCTGCaaaatgacttttaaatatttggaggttTAAGCCttcaaaatatgatttcaatattaaaaaaattaaatttgtgtgGATTTGAATTGTGATGATAtgtgattaatatttaatatataatttgatttgtGGAGTGTTGCCAAATAATaataagggataatgcacaagtacctcctcaacctatgcctgaaatctcagagacacacttttactatactaaggtcatattaccccattaacttattttattaataattttctaccccttttcggtctacgtgacactatcttgtgtgTCCAAAGCTGGTTGACTTTCTTTTCAAACTAGTCTcatgtaggccgaaaagggtagaaaattacatataaaataagttcaggggggtaataggatcttagtatagtataagtgtgtctctgaaatttcgggcataggttaagGGGGTACTTATACATTttccctaataataataataataataataataataataataatattattattattattattattattattattaatattttaataataaccgtggaatttgattttcttcaagctttcaaaataatgaataatttaactaaaaaaCACATTCAAAGCAAATCAAATTACATTAAACAAATTTGTAATAATAAGTTTCACAAATTTTCAAGTTAGAATTTCTTccttaatcttatttttttcttttattttccaaaaaagtAATGATGACCTCAACAATTTGCTGTATAGAATAATTAAGTTGTATTGATATAGATCACAATCTAATATGTAAAATTATcctttaatttgttatattcAATTCCAATCCAGACTACATGAATACATGATCCTTAACCAAACAAAAGAATTGATGCTTACCATGACTCAATCAAAGATTAGGTACAGATTATTTTACGACTAGGTGAGAATTTGAAAAAGTCcttcaatatataaaaatattgatacattaaattttacAACTCGCACAATACCAAATACctctaaattaaataataatataaattttaagttctAATATGAATCATCAAACTCACCTAGTAGAGAATTacctttatattttctttaaaaatagcattttcacatgcaaaaaaatatgaatgaaaaaaaaaagtagagtgAGAGGCAAAGGGCTAAAGGAGAGAGGACAAAGAAATGGGTTTACGGGAGAAAGAATTAATGGAATGGGTGGGATTTGGGAAGGAGGGGtggttattttatatttgattggaTTTGAAAGGTTTTAACGTGgaatttattatagtttttactttttaggcttttaaaatattttggaagGAGAGgtattaaaattttgttgagTCTGGTTCAAATAAAAGGTAAAAGAATTTTTAGTACATAGAACAAgctcttatttttaatttttaatgatttgcaaTAACTAAAAGTGAAAATGTTTCATCTTAAAAAATCAAGTAGTACTATAAAAGcttaaataaagttaaaatacaaacaaaacaaatataaatgcAAATGCAGAGTCTTTCTCTACCGTCAACTCGAAGAATCATATTGAGCACGATCAGTGGCAGTTTTGTAATTCTAAACATTATAATGgacaaagttttaaatttataattgtataattaatgaTCAAAATAGTTTTCTAGAAGAATTCAATTTTGCTTTtcaaaagacacaaaaaattttgtttcATGTGTGGCCCACAAAAAAGttcaatagttcaaaaaaaaacattctaagttattgttattacaattaacttattttgttattacttcactttaatttaattcttaatattttttctattcattatgcttataaaaaaaatacctacttttcatttaaaaagttatcatgaattaattattttcatttttattttggctctaattaatataattgaaaataaataagtgtgacaaaattaataatatatattagattgaattaaagaaaaagatgttaaaaagtaacttaacaaataaaaatgattaggatgatatatttgtataaaagacaactaagaataaaatgtaatttcgttcaaataaaaatttatcaagaatttaaaaattctagaaacatcttctacatatgaagtgaatgatgaCCAAAGGTAAAGATGTAACTCATGCAAGGATAAATCTACCAAGAATgacaacaagaaaattaaatagttctagaaacatctttaagtattattattaatgtaacctcatttttgttatttcttca
Proteins encoded in this window:
- the LOC112940470 gene encoding uncharacterized protein yields the protein MATKRLRDSANYNENVRNSILDKRVTSLFKKAEELSIVLSKLVTHEDYLQKKVDKKEEQISKLEKLNEAKEMEILFNQLVEGKSIDELDAREMKGLLKLFAQKGTIATLGDGSSVESAQKEGNGVNVEDDGHFKDLD